The DNA sequence TGACAAAAAGCTGTCCACCTCCACTTTGGGTAGTTTCTCAGGCAAATATGAGGTAGATCCAAGCTGATACTTTGGAGGAGGTTGCGGTGGGGAGGAGATGGGAGAAGAAGACTCCAGAGGATAGCTCATTCCCATTGGAAGAGAATTAGGAACCAAAGAATGGGGCATCCCTGAGCTTGGCATGGTTTGGAGATGTGTACTGTACATGCCCACAGGCAACATGCCAGGGAAGGTCTTACCACCTATCATGTCTCTGGATGCCATACATAGGACTGGACTCAGCTCTTCTTTCACTGCTACAGATGAGCTGCAGCTTAGGAGACCCAACATGTCAACTGGCTCTGTCTTTATCTTCAGCAGTTCCTGGGAGTGGCTTTTCTTCATGTGCCTGGTCAGGTGATCTTTCCGCCCAAATCTCTGAGCACAGTACTGGCACAGGAAGTCCTTCCGCCCCGTGTGTACTACTAAATGTCTCCGCACATCTTTCCGAGTGTAGAAGCGCCGATCGCAGTGGTCACAGGGatgcttcttttcttttgctccaCCAGAGGCCCGCCTAGAATGAGCTTTGAGGTGCTCCAGCAGGACTTGCGTACTTTCAAATGTCTGGAGGCATACTTTACAGCTAAGATCACCACTAGCAGCTGCATGCATGGCCAGATGTCGCCTGAAGCCAAGTTTCGTGTTGTAGTTCTTGCCACACTCAGGACAGTGGAGGGCCTCCTTGTTGGGATCATGGGTCTGGAGGTGGTTGCGCAGGTGATCTTTCCGGTGGAACATCTTCTCACAATACATACACTGATGAGGCTTCTGAGCAGAGTGAGTGGCCATATGCCTTTTGGGAGGAAAGCAGGAGAGTTTAGACTAGAGTCCAACCCCTAAGAGAACACACGCTACTTTCTCAAGATTTTGTGTTCTACGCTTAATGGCACAAAAATGCCAGCTGGAATTTTAAGGCTACTAAAAAGATGCTGAATGGACAGCCTGGGCAGCAGTGATTCTCCAGGCACAGAAGCACAGCATTTCTAACAACAGTTACAGAGTCTGTCTAAGCAGTGCCTGTCCTGCCTAGAATGCATCACCTCTGCACTTGAATACTTCAGTCTTCTACTCAGCTCCTGTTCTCTCTGTTGAGGCTACCAAAAGGGGAAATGACAAAGACAACCTTGGTAGTTTATGACAAGAAATGCTTGTCTACTGGTGAGACCACTTCATTTCATCAAGAGGCATCAGACTGTGGCAATGTCTGTTGACTACCACTGTGGACTGATTTCACCTTGGTATCTTTTACTCTATGAAACTGTGGTTCATCTAGTCTTCAAGTTCCTAGTGAtcttataatttatttttctacccTATATTTCAATACACAAATGGAAGCTCTACTTCTTCATGCTAGAACAATATCTGCCACAGAAATGTTCCTGTGATTACAGTTACAGAGGTAGGGCTTATGTAATATGAGTGCTATTCTTGCTTTTCAGATTGTGTTTTTAAGTCTGTGAATTTCACTTTATGCTTCAATTTCCTCCTTAGTAATACAGAAAATATCTTGAGCTTAGGATAAAGTATTATCTGAGGTTCTCTGGAAGGTGCTTAAACAGATGCCAAGTATGGTAATGTCTGGGACTTGACTGCTTTGCAAGGTAACAAGGGCATTCCCCCTCCTCCACCTTCTCAGAAATTATATCAAAAAACCATCATGGAGgggttttcccctctcttctgGTAGAGGAGAACTGTTTTGCAGAGGCACTCAGCAGTTACCTACCTATATAGCTTGTACTTAGAAGCAAAGGCTTTGCCACAGTGCAGCTGAGGACAGTTGTATGGTCTCTGCTCAGTATGAGAAAGTGTGTGAGCTCTCAGCTTGTCCACATTAGGGAAGGAAGTCTCCGATATTTCACATTGGCATTTTCCCTGACTTTGGGTCTCTTCACCTCTTGGCCTGGGGACTAATTTCCagcctgtctcctcctcctcctgctttgcaTCTTGAATCCagttggggacactggggaaaAATGCCGTCATGGCAGGTCTAGTAGAACATGGCCATGTCAAGCAGAACTCAAGCCTGCGGGCATCTGGCTGTGATGCTGTCCTGGTACAGCTGTCAGTTGGAATCTTCTGTGGCGAAACTGCTTTAATAGCAAAAAATCTTCATCTGAAATCACAGAATAGTGTTAAGACACTGCATCTCTCACCTGTGCACACGAAAATATATGAGCATTCAACAAGCACTATGAATATGTGAAGATGCTTGTCTTGCATGTCGCATGTTCACAGACAAGGGAAACTCCTGTCTCTAGAATGTCTGTGTTTTGCAGAATAAAATGTAGACAATTATGTTATTGTGTGGCACAGTAGATCAGCTAGAGAGTGCTGCTAACATGGGAGCGCTAGATTTGAGCTTAACCCAGGTATGTATCTATATGGCTATTCACTATATGAGATGAAGTGCCAGCAGGAGTTGATGCATTCTGAGCATAGCAGGGATAATTTACTGATGAGCAAAAAGACATTAAATCActtctctgacacagaggatgagGTTCTTTTCTCCCTTAATCCCTGTTTCCCTTTGATTCCCTGAAAAAAATGATGTTAAACTTTTGTGAATAACATTTTTTGCAACTATTAAGAGCCAGTGTCACTCGTTGtattcattttcttctgaaatattgcAGGTGGGTGTCTCTCTGCAGCTCTAATTACCTCACCTTTCCCAGCTTTTTTTGTGGATCTCTTTTCATCCCCTTTCTGCATATACTTTGTAGCTTATTCTCATTTGCTCTTGATCATTATTCATGTGTGATTCTCTTCTAGAGCTTCTTTGAGAAACTAATTCtcgtgtgattttttttttcatccactcTGCTACAAACCTGGTAAACTGGTAAGACCACCTCCTAGCAAACCAACCTGAATCACTATACGTGGGTCAACAGGAACGTGGAAGAAAACCTGCTACTATCAGCAATACCACACCTTTTTCGAGAAGATAACAGATGCTACTTCTCTTCAGGGTAAGTTTAGTCATTGTATTTTCTCTTTCTAGTGCAGGGAAGATTCTACCTCTCTGGATTAGCATGTTTTCTACAGTAATGAGCAAATATCCTTCTTTTACAGTCTCATCCATTGATACGGAAGGTCAAACTGTTTCCTCCTCAACAAAATATACCTCCTACATCCTCTTCGTCTATGGGTATTCTCTGTTGGCTTTCATATCAGTGAACATCTATATTAATCGCTGTAAGCAGGTTGGCCTTAAGTTGTATTTGTCTTGTGCATAAAGTCCTGCATTTTTATATGGTTCCACCAGCACCTGAACTGGTAAGTGGTTAGATGGAATAAAAACCTCAGAATAAATCTCTTTCATTAAAGTTAGCTGCCTGAGAAACTCTTCTTAAAATAGCATCAAACCCTCaaactctttctttctccatgatTGCTTCAGAGGGAGGAACTTCCTGCCTGCACATCAACGTGAGTGCCAGTTGTGGGCAGGATGTGGAACTACGAGGGAACGAACTACCCCCATTAAGAAAGTGCACGACTGAACGTTATGAATAGATGAAATAACAATAGCTGTAACCACACAATCAAATCACGATACCATGAATGGTTCCCTCAGGATGAAAACGCTGGGAAATGGGATGATTCTAGGAAAATGTTTCACTAAGTATGAGGTTTCAAAATGACCATCAAAAACAGAACTTGATTTTATGAGGACTGAGCCTACTTGAGCAGAGCACAACCAAGAAAGGACTAAAACTGCTGAGATACGTGATGTGAGGGCTCCTTCTACCTCTCAGGATGCAGGTGTCCTGTGTTTCAGAGCAATCTGGCTTTATAGGTGTCTAAGACTATGAATATTTCACCTCTGTATGAGATGGGTGCTGAAAAGGATAAATGTTCTTTATCTCCTGCTTCAGAGCTTTGCACACGTTCCAAGAGTCTCTACCACTTTCTCCAGGTATTTGCTTCTTTCCCTCTGAACAAGCTCAGCCATCTGTTCCAGTTTCAAAGCTACCTGAAAAAAGACAAAGTTCGAATGTTGCTGTCTTTAATATTAAGGCATATAAACTATCACCTTCAGAGCAGAAACCCAAATACTCACAAATGAGTTAAGAAATAATTTCCCTGTAATCGATTACTGTAAAAATTTCATGAACCTTCCTTTAAAATTTTAAGGTTCTAGGAAGAAAAAGGGCTAACTGTTTGGGTCTGTTTCTAATTCTAAATACATATCACAGGACACTAACAGctgcagaataagaaaaaaaatacagatgagGGTCTTGCATAGTATCAGTGAAACTGTATTGCAACCTGGTTCAGTTAAAAGTAATAGCATAAGAATAGCAACAGATCTTTGGAAGATTAATGACATAATTCATGCTTGGCTACTAAACTTTCTACATGacctatattttcatttttaaagagctCGATTAGGTTTTTTATGCAACATTTCCCTAAAGAATGTTCCCAATGTGCTCACTGTTGAGTGTAACTCTGTAGCCACCAGGGAGAAACAGTCACTATTTTTTGGAAATCTCAGATATACTTAACCTATACTTGTTCAGAAAACATCTTTTTGATCACAGAATCTATTCCAGCACTGGGAAACCTGCTCAACACAAAAGGTTTAGTACTAGtccttgaaaaatatttctagcCCAAAGAGCTCAAGAGAGCTCAGATCTGATGGTTACAAAAAACTCCCATCACCAGGTCAATCTTCCTCTCCTTCAATTCTGCAGAGGTTAAGAGGTTGTCATGGTGAACAGAGAGCTGGAAAAAGTTTCATCCAACTGAATGCTGGGTTCCCATCAGCTGCcaaataatatgaaatatttcatttctatatATATCAAGTTTGTGCAAATTAAAGTTAGAAGAGATCATATCAGGTGATGGAGCATATGCTGTGTATGAGATTCCACCCATTTATCCTCGTACAGAAGACAATATGGTATGTCTGAGTAAGTACATAACAAAAAAGCACTCAGCCTTGACTGAAAGACCTTGGGATAGAGAGCACACCACCTGCTTCGACAGTTTGTTCCAGTGTTTAATCATTCTCAAATTATGGTTCAATTACGTAGCACTTATAGCCACACAATTTCTGCACCTAGATATCACCCTGGTGATGCAGAGCACCGTTCCCTCTGTTGCACAGGAAAACTCTGTGACCTGTTCTGGGAACcagatcagggaactgatccacgttaaaaataatcaggaaaaaaataaaaggtgccTGGATCAATTCTCTGATTTGACTAACAACACAGTTGTGCTGATCTCGGCGCAATGGGTGTACAGCAGTAGGGAGACAGGGACAACTGGCCTGGAAGGCTGACTGTTGGCCTCCTGTACTGTGGagctgcagtttctcttttcacagaatcaaaaAAACAGTTGTggatggcagggacctctggagatcacctggtccaaccccctgctcaagcagggtcagctagagcagattaCCCAGGACCAAgtccagacaggttttgaatacctccaaggatggagactacacaacctctctgggcagcctgttccattACTCAACCACCCTCATggtaaaaaaagtgttttcttgtgttcagctggaatttcctgtgtttcggtttgtgcccactgcctctcatcctgtcattggcaaccactgagaagagtcttgcTCTGTCTTCCTTACACCCCCATCAGATCtttatacacgttgataagatccccacgagccatctcttctccaggctaaacagtcccagctctttcccTAAAGGGCATCTCTCATGtctaatttgaatttgtctgTCCTTGGCTTCTAGCTGCTGAGTCTCATTATGCCTTTGCTAAGGAGCTGCCCCAGTACTGTCACTTTTCTTTCTGAGACATGGCTCTCGGCATGGTTGAGCTTCTGCATTTTGTGGTGGGACTGGGGAAGCTGGCCTAAGGGCTCCTGTGCCCACGCAGACCTGATCATCTGCTTCTGCACTGCGCTGGCAGAGCTGTTTGTGTATCTGCACGGTGCTACAGCTGAAAGAACCTATCCGGCTGAAAATTTTCCTCTCCCAGCCAGATCAGTTCCCCAGTCAGGTTTGCTACAGTATTTAAAGTTGTTAAAGCTTAAACTCATAAAGCAGAAGGTACTAGCTGTGCAGCAGAAATGGGAGAACAGAATCTATGACGGAAACTCAACTGAGTACTGgaactcagctcagctcagcgtcgTAGCTCAAACTCACCTTCTGGACAACCTAAGCCTAAGTGTCAGACATAGCATCTGTTTGCGACATGGGTTAACTTATCTTTTATTGACTTTGCCACATGTTGACCAGTGACCGTAACACCTTAAACTGCTGCAACAACATTCATCAGAACTCATCTTTCAAAGCCTTCATGCATCATACTGAAATTATTCCATGCTTTTCCTCATAGTGCTCTAATTAAGTTCAGCTCTGATCCCTGACTATTAGGTATTGGTTCTAGATCTCAAATCATTTTTGTGGCTCTTTTTTGCATCCTCTGCTGTTTTCCAataaccttttttaaaaagaggagtGAATACCAGACCTGGACGCAGTACTTCAGTACTAGCCTTGGCAATGCAACATACGGATGTAAAAATCACTTTCCTACTTCCCTGCACATCCAGGGCTTGCATTAACCCCTTCTCTTACACTTCTGCAATAGCAGTGCATGCTGACTAACACGTCATTTTGATCCCTAATTTCCCCTACGAAAACCGCTACTTTCTTGCAGCGAGCGACTTTTGTTTCTAGATTTGTAACTCCGTACGCATAAACCCGGTCGTCGTCCCGACCGAGGAGCGCGGAGCCGCCCCCAAGCCTTCTCACGGCCTTCCCTTGCTCGCCACTCGCGCGGTCGCCCACGGAGCCTGGACACCTGCTTCACGGCGACTTTCAGGTAAAGCCTTGCTGCCGCTTTCCCGCGGGCTCCGAAGAGAAGCCGCCTCCCCGGCCGGCGGCTGCCCCCGGGGCTCTCCGCGCCCAGCAGGCCGGATCCGctcagcagccccccccccccccccggggaacaTATCGGTGCAGCCCCCGCCGCAAAATGGCcccaggcgcggcggcggcggcggcggcgagcggggttCTCCGCCGGGACCCgcccccaccaccaccgccggggcagcggcaggccGGGAGCGGCGCGGCTGCCCCGGCAGGgcctcggcgggcggcggcggcgggaggccgcggggccgcacgtgcccccgcccctccccccccccgtctcCATGGCGCAcccgggggggaggggcgggcccGGCCtacgcccccctccccccccccgcccctcgcggccccgccgccccctcgccccgccgcggaagggagggaaggggatgggagGGGGCCGCCGTGACGCCGCCCCGCTTccgcctctccccctcccccccccttctcccccgccGGACTCACCCGGTTCCCCCGGGCGCCGCCAGGCGCGGCTCCggctgcggccccggcggccccatTGTGCGGGGCATTGTGGGAGTGACGCCGCGCTCGCGCTCCCGCTTCCGCCTCGATGGTGGCCGCTTCCCGCTAGAGCGGCCGTTCCGGCGGGCCCCGGGGCatgccgggacgggacggggcgggcccgcctccctcctcctccgccgccatGGCGGCGCCGCCGGTCGCCGTCCTcctggcgctgctgctgctgccggcggcggacggcggcgcggggcccgcctGGGACCCCGCCGGTTACCTGCTCTACTGCCCCTGCATGGGTGAGGCCTTCCcaccggggcggggcgggcggcgggggccgcggcggcgcgggggccgcggctgaGGCCTGCTCTCGCCCCTCTTGCAGGCCGGTTCGGGAATCAGGCCGAGCACTTCCTGGGCGCCCTGGCCTTCGCCCGCGCCCTCAACCGGACCCTGGCCGTGCCGCCCTGGATCGAGTACCGCCACCACCGCCCGCCCTACACCAACGTgagccccgcgggggggggggaggggagtgatccccggggggggggggagcggggagaggggggcggcgggggcccccgGCGGGTGCTGCCGGGGTCTGCCCTGCCCCTGAGTGAGGGTGTTCCTGCCCTTCCCAGCTGCACGTCTCCTACACGGAGTACTTCAAGCTGGAGCCTCTCCTCGAGTACCACCGCGTT is a window from the Apteryx mantelli isolate bAptMan1 chromosome 18, bAptMan1.hap1, whole genome shotgun sequence genome containing:
- the PLAGL2 gene encoding zinc finger protein PLAGL2 — encoded protein: MTAFFPSVPNWIQDAKQEEEETGWKLVPRPRGEETQSQGKCQCEISETSFPNVDKLRAHTLSHTEQRPYNCPQLHCGKAFASKYKLYRHMATHSAQKPHQCMYCEKMFHRKDHLRNHLQTHDPNKEALHCPECGKNYNTKLGFRRHLAMHAAASGDLSCKVCLQTFESTQVLLEHLKAHSRRASGGAKEKKHPCDHCDRRFYTRKDVRRHLVVHTGRKDFLCQYCAQRFGRKDHLTRHMKKSHSQELLKIKTEPVDMLGLLSCSSSVAVKEELSPVLCMASRDMIGGKTFPGMLPVGMYSTHLQTMPSSGMPHSLVPNSLPMGMSYPLESSSPISSPPQPPPKYQLGSTSYLPEKLPKVEVDSFLSDFPGSLSLSSGEPQSSSPQPPPLDEALLSKSPANLSEALCAANMDFSHLLGFLPLNLPPCNPPVSSGGLVMGYSQGETQPLLTTLQHQPQESPGTGASLNFGPLHSLPPVFTSSLSTTTLPRFHQAFQ